In Felis catus isolate Fca126 chromosome A2, F.catus_Fca126_mat1.0, whole genome shotgun sequence, the following proteins share a genomic window:
- the LOC123384112 gene encoding basic proline-rich protein-like isoform X17, which yields MWEQKSEDANGQLEELRAWRSNICELEAMKKDLEDIHNALSSTKAIREETAKRLKERGDVPDKFYEERKMATAKNLDMTNCELVAMKNQMATAEENLKIATRDIDKCKQEIEQTREELQKAEFTFTHQIAVNEKNAQDNWIKTRIWERKMAEQSREVTRLKHRLDVMEGKRLLEGYRRWRPMPGSPEMQNPARREPLVEADGTPMSHNYKQSTNNAEKDKGSVDPWRPPPSTGRFCTPYYRGHPLIWAHPPPVPGSGPPQTPPPAPLGPFSDPHVASVSNNNTDCTKRITEDKGSVDPWRPPPSTGRFCTPYYRGHPLIWAHPPPVPGSGPPQTPPPAPLGPFSDPHVASVSNNNTDCTKRITEDKGSVDPWRPPPSTGRFCTPYYRGHPLIWAHPPPVPGSGPPQTPPPAPLGPFSDPHVASVSNNNTDCTKRITEDKGSVDPWRPPPSTGRFCTPYYRGHPLIWAHPPPVPGSGPPQTPPPAPLGPFSDPHVASVSNNNTDCTKRITEDKGSVDPWRPPPSTGRFCTPYYRGHPLIWAHPPPVPGSGPPQTPPPAPLGPFSDPHVASVSNNNTDCTKRITEDKGSVDPWRPPPSTGRFCTPYYRGHPLIWAHPPPVPGSGPPQTPPPAPLGPFSDPHVASVSNNNTDCTKRITEDKGSVDPWRPPPSTGRFCTPYYRGHPLIWAHPPPVPGSGPPQTPPPAPLGPFSDPHVASVSNNNTDCTKRITEDKGSVDPWRPPPSTGRFCTPYYRGHPLIWAHPPPVPGSGPPQTPPPAPLGPFSDPHVASVSNNNTDSTKRTTKDKAIMYARGPGPSPGSPCRLSPMDHPSPPVTGDGPPPPPPPAPPRTKFGLRLRKFPRNLLRFCLCSCCVSSNTSSRRSSQSLRRMRTSWTLNYDQ from the exons caatGAAAAAGGACCTGGAAGACATTCATAATGCTTTGAGTTCTACTAAAGCAATCAGGGAAGAAACAGCCAAAAggctgaaggagagaggagacgTCCCTGATAAattctatgaagaaagaaaaatggctacAGCAAA GAATCTGGATATGACAAACTGTGAACTAGTGGCAATGAAGAATCAGATGGCAACTGCagaggaaaatctgaaaatagCTACAAGGGACATAGATAAGTGCAA ACAGGAAATTGAACAAACACGAGAAGAGCTGCAGAAGGCAGAATTCACCTTCACACACCAG ATCGCAGTTAATGAGAAGAATGCTCAGGACAACTGg ATCAAGACTCGGATCTGGGAGAGGAAAATGGCGGAGCAGAGCCGAGAGGTCACCCGCTTGAAACACAG actgGATGTGATGGAAGGAAAGAGGCTGCTTGAGGGATACAGGAGGTGGAGACCAATGCCTGGAAGTCCAGAGATGCAGAACCCTGCGAGGAGAG AGCCTTTAGTCGAAGCTGATGGCACTCCCATGAGTCACAACTACAAGCAGTCTACCAACAATGCCGAGAAGGACAAG ggcAGTGTGGATCCGTGGCGACCTCCTCCATCAACTGGAAGATTCTGCACACCCTACTATAGAGGCCACCCTTTGATCTGGGCACATCCACCTCCTGTACCAGGTTCGGGACCACCCCAAACCCCTCCACCTGCACCACTTG GGCCTTTTTCAGATCCACATGTTGCTTCTGTGAGTAACAACAACACTGACTGTACCAAGAGGATCACGGAGGACAAG ggcAGTGTGGATCCGTGGCGACCTCCTCCATCAACTGGAAGATTCTGCACACCCTACTATAGAGGCCACCCTTTGATCTGGGCACATCCACCTCCTGTACCAGGTTCGGGACCACCCCAAACCCCTCCACCTGCACCACTTG GGCCTTTTTCAGATCCACATGTTGCTTCTGTGAGTAACAACAACACTGACTGTACCAAGAGGATCACGGAGGACAAG ggcAGTGTGGATCCGTGGCGACCTCCTCCATCAACTGGAAGATTCTGCACACCCTACTATAGAGGCCACCCTTTGATCTGGGCACATCCACCTCCTGTACCAGGTTCGGGACCACCCCAAACCCCTCCACCTGCACCACTTG GGCCTTTTTCAGATCCACATGTTGCTTCTGTGAGTAACAACAACACTGACTGTACCAAGAGGATCACGGAGGACAAG ggcAGTGTGGATCCGTGGCGACCTCCTCCATCAACTGGAAGATTCTGCACACCCTACTATAGAGGCCACCCTTTGATCTGGGCACATCCACCTCCTGTACCAGGTTCGGGACCACCCCAAACCCCTCCACCTGCACCACTTG GGCCTTTTTCAGATCCACATGTTGCTTCTGTGAGTAACAACAACACTGACTGTACCAAGAGGATCACGGAGGACAAG ggcAGTGTGGATCCGTGGCGACCTCCTCCATCAACTGGAAGATTCTGCACACCCTACTATAGAGGCCACCCTTTGATCTGGGCACATCCACCTCCTGTACCAGGTTCGGGACCACCCCAAACCCCTCCACCTGCACCACTTG GGCCTTTTTCAGATCCACATGTTGCTTCTGTGAGTAACAACAACACTGACTGTACCAAGAGGATCACGGAGGACAAG ggcAGTGTGGATCCGTGGCGACCTCCTCCATCAACTGGAAGATTCTGCACACCCTACTATAGAGGCCACCCTTTGATCTGGGCACATCCACCTCCTGTACCAGGTTCGGGACCACCCCAAACCCCTCCACCTGCACCACTTG GGCCTTTTTCAGATCCACATGTTGCTTCTGTGAGTAACAACAACACTGACTGTACCAAGAGGATCACGGAGGACAAG ggcAGTGTGGATCCGTGGCGACCTCCTCCCTCAACTGGAAGATTCTGCACACCCTACTATAGAGGCCACCCTTTGATCTGGGCACATCCACCTCCTGTACCAGGTTCGGGACCACCCCAAACCCCTCCACCTGCACCACTTG GGCCTTTTTCAGATCCACATGTTGCTTCTGTGAGTAACAACAACACTGACTGTACCAAGAGGATCACGGAGGACAAG ggcAGTGTGGATCCGTGGCGACCTCCTCCCTCAACTGGAAGATTCTGCACACCCTACTATAGAGGCCACCCTTTGATCTGGGCACATCCACCTCCTGTACCAGGTTCGGGACCACCCCAAACCCCTCCACCTGCACCACTTG GGCCTTTTTCAGATCCACATGTTGCTTCTGTGAGTAACAACAACACTGACTCTACCAAAAGGACCACGAAGGACAAG GCCATTATGTATGCAAGAGGGCCTGGTCCTTCCCCAGGATCACCTTGCAGGCTGTCCCCCATGGACCACCCTTCACCACCAGTCACGGGCGATGggccacctccacctcctccaccagcTCCTCCACGTACTAAATTTG GTTTGCGTCTCCGAAAGTTCCCTCGCAATCTCCTGAGGTtttgcctgtgttcctgctgtGTCAGCTCTAACACCAGCTCTCGGCGGTCATCTCAGAGCCTCAG
- the LOC123384112 gene encoding basic proline-rich protein-like isoform X16 codes for MWEQKIHLQEAKRESNIHSAEALKLKSEDANGQLEELRAWRSNICELEAMKKDLEDIHNALSSTKAIREETAKRLKERGDVPDKFYEERKMATAKNLDMTNCELVAMKNQMATAEENLKIATRDIDKCKQEIEQTREELQKAEFTFTHQIAVNEKNAQDNWIKTRIWERKMAEQSREVTRLKHRLDVMEGKRLLEGYRRWRPMPGSPEMQNPARREPLVEADGTPMSHNYKQSTNNAEKDKGSVDPWRPPPSTGRFCTPYYRGHPLIWAHPPPVPGSGPPQTPPPAPLGPFSDPHVASVSNNNTDCTKRITEDKGSVDPWRPPPSTGRFCTPYYRGHPLIWAHPPPVPGSGPPQTPPPAPLGPFSDPHVASVSNNNTDCTKRITEDKGSVDPWRPPPSTGRFCTPYYRGHPLIWAHPPPVPGSGPPQTPPPAPLGPFSDPHVASVSNNNTDCTKRITEDKGSVDPWRPPPSTGRFCTPYYRGHPLIWAHPPPVPGSGPPQTPPPAPLGPFSDPHVASVSNNNTDCTKRITEDKGSVDPWRPPPSTGRFCTPYYRGHPLIWAHPPPVPGSGPPQTPPPAPLGPFSDPHVASVSNNNTDCTKRITEDKGSVDPWRPPPSTGRFCTPYYRGHPLIWAHPPPVPGSGPPQTPPPAPLGPFSDPHVASVSNNNTDCTKRITEDKGSVDPWRPPPSTGRFCTPYYRGHPLIWAHPPPVPGSGPPQTPPPAPLGPFSDPHVASVSNNNTDCTKRITEDKGSVDPWRPPPSTGRFCTPYYRGHPLIWAHPPPVPGSGPPQTPPPAPLGPFSDPHVASVSNNNTDSTKRTTKDKAIMYARGPGPSPGSPCRLSPMDHPSPPVTGDGPPPPPPPAPPRTKFGLRLRKFPRNLLRFCLCSCCVSSNTSSRRSSQSLRRMRTSWTLNYDQ; via the exons caatGAAAAAGGACCTGGAAGACATTCATAATGCTTTGAGTTCTACTAAAGCAATCAGGGAAGAAACAGCCAAAAggctgaaggagagaggagacgTCCCTGATAAattctatgaagaaagaaaaatggctacAGCAAA GAATCTGGATATGACAAACTGTGAACTAGTGGCAATGAAGAATCAGATGGCAACTGCagaggaaaatctgaaaatagCTACAAGGGACATAGATAAGTGCAA ACAGGAAATTGAACAAACACGAGAAGAGCTGCAGAAGGCAGAATTCACCTTCACACACCAG ATCGCAGTTAATGAGAAGAATGCTCAGGACAACTGg ATCAAGACTCGGATCTGGGAGAGGAAAATGGCGGAGCAGAGCCGAGAGGTCACCCGCTTGAAACACAG actgGATGTGATGGAAGGAAAGAGGCTGCTTGAGGGATACAGGAGGTGGAGACCAATGCCTGGAAGTCCAGAGATGCAGAACCCTGCGAGGAGAG AGCCTTTAGTCGAAGCTGATGGCACTCCCATGAGTCACAACTACAAGCAGTCTACCAACAATGCCGAGAAGGACAAG ggcAGTGTGGATCCGTGGCGACCTCCTCCATCAACTGGAAGATTCTGCACACCCTACTATAGAGGCCACCCTTTGATCTGGGCACATCCACCTCCTGTACCAGGTTCGGGACCACCCCAAACCCCTCCACCTGCACCACTTG GGCCTTTTTCAGATCCACATGTTGCTTCTGTGAGTAACAACAACACTGACTGTACCAAGAGGATCACGGAGGACAAG ggcAGTGTGGATCCGTGGCGACCTCCTCCATCAACTGGAAGATTCTGCACACCCTACTATAGAGGCCACCCTTTGATCTGGGCACATCCACCTCCTGTACCAGGTTCGGGACCACCCCAAACCCCTCCACCTGCACCACTTG GGCCTTTTTCAGATCCACATGTTGCTTCTGTGAGTAACAACAACACTGACTGTACCAAGAGGATCACGGAGGACAAG ggcAGTGTGGATCCGTGGCGACCTCCTCCATCAACTGGAAGATTCTGCACACCCTACTATAGAGGCCACCCTTTGATCTGGGCACATCCACCTCCTGTACCAGGTTCGGGACCACCCCAAACCCCTCCACCTGCACCACTTG GGCCTTTTTCAGATCCACATGTTGCTTCTGTGAGTAACAACAACACTGACTGTACCAAGAGGATCACGGAGGACAAG ggcAGTGTGGATCCGTGGCGACCTCCTCCATCAACTGGAAGATTCTGCACACCCTACTATAGAGGCCACCCTTTGATCTGGGCACATCCACCTCCTGTACCAGGTTCGGGACCACCCCAAACCCCTCCACCTGCACCACTTG GGCCTTTTTCAGATCCACATGTTGCTTCTGTGAGTAACAACAACACTGACTGTACCAAGAGGATCACGGAGGACAAG ggcAGTGTGGATCCGTGGCGACCTCCTCCATCAACTGGAAGATTCTGCACACCCTACTATAGAGGCCACCCTTTGATCTGGGCACATCCACCTCCTGTACCAGGTTCGGGACCACCCCAAACCCCTCCACCTGCACCACTTG GGCCTTTTTCAGATCCACATGTTGCTTCTGTGAGTAACAACAACACTGACTGTACCAAGAGGATCACGGAGGACAAG ggcAGTGTGGATCCGTGGCGACCTCCTCCATCAACTGGAAGATTCTGCACACCCTACTATAGAGGCCACCCTTTGATCTGGGCACATCCACCTCCTGTACCAGGTTCGGGACCACCCCAAACCCCTCCACCTGCACCACTTG GGCCTTTTTCAGATCCACATGTTGCTTCTGTGAGTAACAACAACACTGACTGTACCAAGAGGATCACGGAGGACAAG ggcAGTGTGGATCCGTGGCGACCTCCTCCCTCAACTGGAAGATTCTGCACACCCTACTATAGAGGCCACCCTTTGATCTGGGCACATCCACCTCCTGTACCAGGTTCGGGACCACCCCAAACCCCTCCACCTGCACCACTTG GGCCTTTTTCAGATCCACATGTTGCTTCTGTGAGTAACAACAACACTGACTGTACCAAGAGGATCACGGAGGACAAG ggcAGTGTGGATCCGTGGCGACCTCCTCCCTCAACTGGAAGATTCTGCACACCCTACTATAGAGGCCACCCTTTGATCTGGGCACATCCACCTCCTGTACCAGGTTCGGGACCACCCCAAACCCCTCCACCTGCACCACTTG GGCCTTTTTCAGATCCACATGTTGCTTCTGTGAGTAACAACAACACTGACTCTACCAAAAGGACCACGAAGGACAAG GCCATTATGTATGCAAGAGGGCCTGGTCCTTCCCCAGGATCACCTTGCAGGCTGTCCCCCATGGACCACCCTTCACCACCAGTCACGGGCGATGggccacctccacctcctccaccagcTCCTCCACGTACTAAATTTG GTTTGCGTCTCCGAAAGTTCCCTCGCAATCTCCTGAGGTtttgcctgtgttcctgctgtGTCAGCTCTAACACCAGCTCTCGGCGGTCATCTCAGAGCCTCAG